One region of Chryseobacterium muglaense genomic DNA includes:
- a CDS encoding flotillin family protein — MNTPLIVGIVVVVVASLGLIFWILSMYKKTVQGIVILRTGYGGTKVFFNAGIVIPVIHRMESMDISVKKLEIAREGRAGLICKDNMRADIQVAFFIRVNKSADDIVNVGQTIGCQRASDINTLRELFEAKFSEALKTVGKKFEFIELYEARSEFRQEILDIIGTDLNGYVLDDCAIDYLEQTKIENLDKDNILDSEGIKKITELTANQNIKANQVRRDEEKIITKQNVEAREAILELEKQLAEKEESQKREVANIKSRENAEILKVTEEERLKYETVRIATEEKLQIAEENKQRQVVIAAKNKERADLVETERVQKDQMLEATERERIVSLAQIEKEKAIELEKKNIQDAIRERLTMEKTVVEEQQGIKDLEAFKTADRTKQVEITLATQEAEKKLIQETRAAESRKLSAEKDAQKYVIEAQAKRDAAEKEAEARKIIADAKAKEEATVGLSEAQVLHAKADAAERQGIVESIVIEKKAEAERKEGIAQAEVIKEKALAEAAGITEKAEAMKKLNDAGKEHEEFRLTLAKEKEVELAQISIQKDIAQAQAGVLAEAFKTAKIDIVGGDNTFFDNVIRQVSAGKGLDKFISHSENATLIKENLLGDGENIIGKVMGMVEKYNVSSEDIKNMSIASLIFKLNGVANQQERGLLERAMDMAKHLGVDQKPIK, encoded by the coding sequence ATGAATACACCTTTGATTGTTGGAATTGTTGTCGTTGTGGTAGCATCTTTAGGATTAATTTTCTGGATTTTATCAATGTATAAAAAAACCGTTCAGGGAATTGTAATTTTAAGAACAGGTTATGGAGGAACGAAAGTTTTCTTCAATGCGGGGATTGTTATTCCGGTTATTCACAGAATGGAATCGATGGATATTTCCGTGAAAAAACTGGAAATTGCCCGAGAAGGAAGAGCAGGATTGATTTGTAAAGATAATATGAGAGCCGATATTCAGGTAGCTTTCTTTATCAGGGTTAATAAATCGGCGGATGATATTGTAAATGTGGGTCAGACGATTGGTTGTCAGAGGGCTTCTGATATCAATACGTTGAGAGAATTATTCGAAGCTAAATTTTCTGAAGCCTTGAAAACGGTAGGTAAAAAGTTTGAATTCATTGAATTGTATGAGGCAAGAAGTGAATTCCGTCAGGAAATTTTAGATATTATCGGAACGGATTTAAATGGGTATGTTTTAGATGATTGTGCGATTGATTATTTGGAACAGACAAAAATCGAGAATTTAGATAAAGACAATATTTTAGATTCGGAAGGGATTAAAAAAATTACGGAATTGACAGCTAATCAGAATATTAAAGCCAATCAGGTTCGTAGAGATGAAGAAAAAATCATCACGAAACAAAATGTTGAGGCTCGTGAAGCTATTTTAGAATTGGAAAAACAATTGGCTGAAAAAGAAGAATCTCAAAAAAGAGAGGTTGCCAATATTAAATCCCGTGAAAATGCTGAAATTTTAAAAGTAACTGAAGAAGAGCGTTTAAAATATGAAACCGTTCGTATTGCAACCGAGGAAAAACTTCAAATCGCTGAGGAGAACAAGCAAAGACAAGTTGTTATAGCTGCAAAAAATAAAGAACGTGCCGATTTGGTGGAAACTGAAAGAGTACAGAAAGATCAAATGTTGGAAGCGACTGAAAGAGAAAGAATTGTTTCTTTGGCCCAGATTGAAAAGGAAAAAGCCATCGAATTGGAAAAGAAAAATATTCAGGATGCGATTCGTGAGCGTTTGACAATGGAGAAGACCGTAGTTGAAGAGCAGCAGGGAATTAAAGACTTGGAAGCTTTCAAAACGGCAGACAGAACAAAACAGGTGGAAATTACTTTGGCAACTCAGGAAGCTGAAAAGAAATTAATTCAGGAAACGAGAGCCGCAGAATCCAGAAAATTATCTGCTGAAAAAGATGCTCAGAAATATGTGATTGAAGCTCAGGCAAAACGTGATGCGGCTGAAAAAGAAGCAGAAGCTCGTAAAATTATCGCTGATGCTAAAGCGAAAGAAGAGGCAACGGTTGGTTTATCTGAGGCCCAAGTTCTTCATGCAAAAGCTGATGCTGCCGAAAGACAGGGGATTGTAGAGTCAATCGTTATTGAGAAAAAAGCAGAAGCTGAAAGAAAAGAAGGAATTGCTCAGGCGGAAGTTATAAAAGAAAAGGCATTAGCCGAAGCAGCTGGAATTACCGAAAAAGCAGAAGCGATGAAAAAACTGAACGATGCAGGAAAAGAGCACGAAGAATTCAGACTGACTTTAGCAAAAGAAAAAGAAGTGGAACTGGCGCAAATCTCAATACAGAAAGATATTGCGCAAGCCCAGGCTGGAGTTTTAGCGGAAGCGTTCAAGACGGCAAAAATTGATATTGTTGGTGGAGATAATACATTCTTTGATAACGTGATTCGTCAGGTTTCTGCAGGAAAAGGTTTAGATAAATTCATCAGTCACAGTGAAAATGCGACTTTGATAAAAGAAAATTTACTGGGTGACGGTGAGAACATCATCGGTAAAGTAATGGGAATGGTTGAGAAATACAACGTTTCTTCAGAAGATATCAAAAACATGAGCATTGCAAGTCTTATTTTCAAACTCAACGGTGTTGCCAACCAGCAGGAAAGAGGTCTTCTGGAAAGAGCAATGGATATGGCAAAACATCTCGGTGTTGACCAAAAACCTATCAAATAA
- a CDS encoding helix-turn-helix domain-containing protein, whose product MSFFGANIKTIRQAKGLSQQAFADLFDLNRGVIGAYEEGRSEPKISTLLTVVHYFNLDLDKFLTVPLTVDDLNKPENFEKYQLSFNSDLPYQENNFENNIQYNSLQKKLANIDLIYEFTENTLLLSNYKIGDFLFLVKSNIAEENPETLLFKENGNLKYLSSISTELHSKKEVYKIVGYLSFNQKNILSSILERIEALENQGK is encoded by the coding sequence ATGAGTTTTTTCGGAGCCAATATTAAAACAATCAGACAGGCAAAAGGTTTGAGTCAGCAAGCATTCGCAGATTTATTTGATTTAAACAGAGGTGTAATCGGCGCTTATGAAGAAGGACGTTCTGAGCCTAAAATATCAACACTACTCACTGTAGTTCATTATTTTAATCTTGATTTAGATAAATTCTTAACAGTTCCTTTGACGGTTGATGATTTGAATAAACCCGAAAATTTTGAAAAATATCAACTATCCTTTAATTCTGACTTGCCTTATCAGGAAAATAACTTTGAAAATAACATCCAATATAACTCACTGCAAAAAAAATTAGCAAATATTGATTTAATCTATGAATTTACAGAAAACACATTGCTTTTATCAAATTACAAGATTGGTGATTTTTTATTCTTAGTGAAATCAAATATTGCCGAAGAAAATCCCGAAACTTTATTATTCAAAGAAAATGGAAATTTGAAATACCTTTCTTCAATTTCAACAGAATTACATTCAAAGAAAGAGGTTTATAAAATTGTCGGCTATCTTTCTTTCAATCAAAAAAATATCCTCTCCAGTATTTTGGAAAGGATTGAGGCTTTGGAAAACCAAGGAAAGTAA
- a CDS encoding alpha/beta fold hydrolase: MLRLILNVFIFLVSVIFAQFSGQMLYQVYQGVNVEKYQDKNFILEGKIFYNNEISNSSWIVLTTVPMSNKGKVMKDPMYTPDAGIYYKKGEWSSYEMKGKIDKKAMVLVVGVSVAGKGSYYLDDMKLYVLDGNDKIEIPVKNGDFEEGSLMPWQSHAAEEGSKMSISMAKPFSGKQSLLIDNSGADVKPSFGNNKEIGKFMEVNGVKLYYEVYGNGEPLLLIHGNNSSMASFNSQLDVLAEKYQVIALDSRGQGNSTSNDVKLTYELMANDINVFLDKMNLNNVNILGWSDGGNIAVILGMEHPDKVKKMAIMGTVLYNNKTSVDPKINKILNLQVAEMKANGVSENDMNYRLKMLLLTEPNINPDSLQKITAPTLVMAGEHDVMPEKHTKLIADKIPKGKMLIFKGGDHEMPSNNPQVFNKAILDFFEGI, encoded by the coding sequence ATGCTGAGACTAATTTTAAACGTATTCATTTTTCTTGTTTCTGTAATTTTTGCTCAATTCTCCGGGCAAATGCTGTATCAGGTTTATCAGGGAGTAAATGTTGAAAAATACCAGGATAAAAATTTTATTTTGGAAGGAAAAATATTTTATAACAACGAAATTTCCAACAGTTCGTGGATTGTATTGACTACAGTGCCTATGAGCAACAAAGGAAAAGTGATGAAGGATCCTATGTATACTCCGGATGCCGGAATTTATTATAAAAAAGGAGAGTGGAGCTCTTACGAGATGAAAGGTAAAATTGATAAAAAAGCAATGGTTCTTGTAGTTGGAGTCTCTGTGGCAGGTAAAGGAAGTTATTATCTTGATGATATGAAACTATACGTTTTGGATGGTAATGATAAAATAGAAATTCCTGTAAAAAATGGCGATTTTGAGGAAGGTTCATTAATGCCTTGGCAATCTCATGCTGCGGAAGAAGGTTCTAAAATGTCAATCTCAATGGCTAAGCCTTTTTCAGGAAAACAGTCTCTCTTGATTGATAATTCTGGTGCAGATGTTAAACCCAGTTTTGGAAACAACAAAGAAATCGGAAAGTTTATGGAGGTAAACGGCGTAAAATTATACTATGAAGTGTACGGAAATGGCGAACCTCTTTTGTTGATCCACGGAAACAACAGTTCGATGGCGAGCTTCAACAGTCAGCTGGATGTCTTGGCTGAAAAATATCAGGTGATTGCGCTTGATAGCCGTGGTCAGGGAAATTCTACTTCTAACGATGTTAAATTAACGTATGAACTAATGGCAAATGACATCAATGTCTTTTTAGACAAAATGAATCTTAATAATGTAAACATATTAGGTTGGAGTGATGGCGGAAATATAGCCGTGATTCTTGGAATGGAGCATCCTGATAAAGTTAAAAAAATGGCAATCATGGGAACGGTTTTATACAATAACAAGACTTCGGTAGATCCTAAAATTAATAAGATTCTCAATCTGCAAGTCGCAGAAATGAAAGCAAATGGTGTTTCTGAAAACGATATGAATTACCGATTAAAAATGCTTCTTTTAACCGAACCAAACATCAATCCCGATTCTTTACAGAAAATAACCGCACCAACTTTGGTAATGGCGGGAGAGCACGATGTCATGCCGGAAAAACACACCAAATTAATAGCCGATAAAATTCCAAAAGGTAAAATGCTTATTTTTAAAGGAGGCGACCACGAAATGCCATCCAATAATCCTCAGGTTTTCAATAAAGCAATCTTAGATTTTTTTGAAGGAATTTAA
- a CDS encoding TROVE domain-containing protein, which translates to MKFNFLRKENKVVMNYEGAKAYKMTPAEELYSAVVTTGLSNTTYEKGNERLVRIQSLIQKNDPEFVAKLAVYARKEMYLRSIPLVLTTELAKQTSGTDLVSKTVNGVIQRADEITELLAYYQLANERTETKKLNKLSKQIQKGLVKSFNKFDEYQFAKYNRKAEVTLKDALFLVHPKAKDEKQQAIFNKIVNDSLETPYTWEVELSMLGQTKFADDAEKTLAFKNKWEELIFSNKLGYMATLRNLRNILEAKVSSDAMYKVCSYLSDEKAVRNSKQLPFRFLAAYRELKTIDSPYLSSILETLEDAVMVSAKNIKGFGFETSVVIAADVSGSMQQPISPKSKVLLYDIGLLMSMMMQSQCKNVITGMFGDRWKRVPMPKNGILRNVDAFYKREGEVGYSTNGHLVLEDLINKREIVDKIMLFTDTQMWDTGGFINAFENSWSRYKKINPNAKLYLFDLAGYGKPPLDVRKNDVYLIAGWSDKIFDVLNALEDKKSAVEMIKKVVL; encoded by the coding sequence ATGAAATTTAATTTTTTAAGAAAAGAGAATAAAGTAGTAATGAACTACGAAGGTGCAAAAGCTTACAAAATGACACCTGCAGAAGAACTATATAGTGCTGTTGTTACAACAGGATTATCAAACACAACTTATGAAAAAGGAAATGAAAGATTGGTGAGAATCCAGTCTCTGATTCAGAAAAATGACCCTGAATTCGTTGCAAAATTGGCGGTTTATGCCAGAAAAGAGATGTATTTGCGTTCAATTCCATTGGTTTTGACGACCGAATTAGCAAAGCAAACTTCGGGTACTGACTTGGTGAGCAAAACCGTTAATGGAGTTATCCAAAGAGCTGATGAGATCACAGAATTGCTGGCATATTACCAATTGGCAAACGAAAGAACAGAAACTAAAAAATTGAATAAACTTTCAAAGCAAATCCAAAAAGGTTTGGTGAAATCTTTCAATAAATTTGATGAATACCAATTCGCAAAGTATAACAGAAAAGCAGAAGTGACTTTGAAGGATGCCCTGTTCTTGGTTCACCCAAAAGCAAAAGATGAGAAGCAGCAGGCAATTTTTAACAAGATCGTTAACGATTCGTTGGAAACTCCATATACTTGGGAAGTTGAACTTTCAATGTTGGGTCAGACAAAATTCGCCGACGATGCTGAAAAAACATTAGCTTTCAAAAATAAGTGGGAAGAATTGATTTTCAGCAATAAATTAGGTTATATGGCAACATTGCGAAACCTTAGAAATATTTTGGAAGCCAAAGTTTCTTCTGATGCGATGTATAAAGTTTGCAGCTATTTGTCGGATGAAAAAGCGGTAAGAAACTCAAAACAATTGCCATTCAGATTTTTGGCGGCGTATAGAGAATTGAAAACAATCGATTCACCTTACTTGTCATCAATCCTTGAAACATTGGAAGATGCGGTGATGGTAAGTGCAAAAAACATCAAAGGTTTTGGTTTCGAAACTTCGGTAGTGATCGCAGCAGACGTTTCGGGTTCGATGCAACAGCCAATTTCTCCGAAATCTAAGGTTTTGTTGTACGATATCGGTTTGTTAATGTCGATGATGATGCAGTCGCAGTGCAAAAACGTGATTACAGGAATGTTTGGTGACCGTTGGAAAAGAGTTCCGATGCCGAAAAACGGTATCCTGAGAAACGTAGATGCATTCTATAAAAGAGAAGGTGAAGTGGGTTATTCCACAAACGGTCACCTTGTGCTTGAGGATTTAATCAACAAGCGAGAAATTGTTGACAAAATTATGTTGTTTACCGATACTCAAATGTGGGATACCGGTGGATTTATCAATGCTTTCGAAAACTCTTGGAGCCGATACAAAAAAATCAATCCGAATGCAAAATTGTATCTATTTGATTTGGCAGGTTACGGAAAACCACCGTTGGATGTCAGAAAAAATGATGTCTATCTTATCGCAGGCTGGTCCGACAAAATTTTCGACGTACTGAATGCTTTGGAAGACAAAAAATCTGCAGTTGAAATGATTAAAAAAGTAGTGCTGTAA
- a CDS encoding VOC family protein, with protein sequence MIKGLYETHVQVSHLEDAIEFYTKVLGLELAHKDEKRPIAFLWIGKNKESMLGLWEQKENLQTRHFAFTADKEDILNYSVEFLKNKNLKPYNFLKDGIDKPMVFAWMPALAIYFNDPDGNQLEFISILEGDGKPELGVLSYEEWLGKK encoded by the coding sequence ATGATTAAAGGATTATATGAAACACATGTTCAGGTAAGCCATCTGGAAGATGCGATAGAATTTTATACTAAAGTTTTAGGATTGGAACTTGCTCATAAAGATGAGAAGCGTCCGATTGCTTTTTTATGGATTGGAAAAAATAAAGAATCTATGCTTGGATTGTGGGAGCAAAAAGAAAATTTACAGACTAGACATTTTGCTTTTACCGCCGACAAAGAAGACATTTTGAATTATTCAGTTGAGTTTTTGAAAAATAAAAATTTAAAACCTTACAATTTTCTTAAGGACGGAATCGATAAACCAATGGTTTTTGCTTGGATGCCGGCTTTGGCAATTTATTTTAATGACCCAGATGGAAATCAATTGGAGTTTATTTCGATTTTGGAAGGCGACGGAAAACCAGAATTGGGAGTACTTTCTTATGAGGAGTGGCTGGGGAAAAAATAA
- a CDS encoding slipin family protein: MIKNVNIKAYQIGLVFKNRNLIEVLKEGNHYLFGNKSVEIHEMKSRFEATEDLPILLKNETLKNLLEIVEVKDGEIILLYENEIFKDVLSVGKYAFWKGIVNREFKIIDLTKVEISEEIPKTILENMKVKSFVRKFIVPQHYKGLLLIDGKLTQVLESGTYSFWNNETSVEVKIIDPNCEIKSQFGTYENVAVLLKNEILKNLLKIVEVKDGEIILVYENGALKEVLNVGQYAFWKGIIETEFQKVDLAKVEITEGISNAILENARLRNYVRKFVVTNQYKGLLLIDGKLTEILEAGTYYFWNNEISIEVKSVDMRMQQMEIAGQELLTKDKAMLRINFYVRFQVENIEKALMENKEYDKQLYILMQLALREFVGALTLDELLLKKDAVGKEILRNLGDKAEDLGLKASDAGIRDVILTGEMKEIMNQVLIAEKKAQANSIMRREETASTRSLLNTAKLMEENETLWKLKEMEYMEKIADKIGDITVSGNSNIVSQLKEIFAK, translated from the coding sequence ATGATAAAAAATGTAAACATTAAAGCATACCAAATCGGTTTGGTTTTCAAAAATAGAAATTTAATTGAAGTTCTAAAAGAAGGTAATCATTATTTGTTTGGAAATAAATCAGTTGAAATTCACGAAATGAAATCTCGGTTTGAAGCAACTGAAGATTTACCTATTTTGTTGAAGAATGAAACGCTTAAAAACCTGTTGGAAATTGTAGAGGTAAAAGATGGTGAGATTATTTTACTATATGAAAATGAAATTTTTAAAGATGTTTTAAGTGTTGGAAAATATGCATTCTGGAAAGGAATAGTAAATAGAGAATTCAAAATAATCGACTTAACAAAAGTTGAAATCTCAGAAGAAATCCCTAAAACAATATTGGAAAATATGAAGGTGAAAAGCTTTGTAAGAAAATTTATTGTACCTCAACATTATAAAGGATTATTGTTAATTGACGGAAAATTAACTCAGGTTCTTGAAAGCGGTACTTACTCCTTCTGGAATAATGAAACTTCTGTTGAGGTTAAAATCATTGATCCGAATTGTGAAATAAAATCTCAGTTTGGAACATATGAAAATGTAGCAGTTTTACTAAAAAATGAAATCTTGAAAAATCTGTTGAAAATTGTAGAAGTAAAAGATGGAGAAATCATTTTGGTATACGAAAACGGAGCGTTAAAAGAAGTGCTGAACGTTGGGCAGTATGCATTCTGGAAAGGAATTATAGAAACAGAATTCCAAAAGGTAGATTTAGCAAAAGTTGAAATTACAGAGGGTATTTCGAACGCAATCCTGGAAAATGCAAGATTGAGAAATTATGTAAGAAAGTTTGTGGTAACCAATCAATATAAAGGATTATTGTTAATTGACGGAAAATTGACGGAAATTTTAGAAGCGGGAACCTACTACTTCTGGAACAACGAAATTTCCATCGAAGTAAAATCTGTTGATATGAGAATGCAACAAATGGAAATTGCAGGACAAGAACTGTTGACTAAAGATAAAGCAATGCTTCGTATTAATTTTTATGTGCGTTTTCAAGTGGAAAATATTGAGAAAGCTTTGATGGAAAACAAAGAATATGATAAGCAATTATATATTTTAATGCAATTGGCTTTGCGTGAATTTGTTGGAGCTTTAACATTGGATGAATTGTTATTGAAAAAAGATGCTGTAGGAAAAGAAATCCTAAGGAACCTTGGAGATAAAGCTGAAGATCTTGGTCTGAAAGCGTCTGATGCTGGAATCCGTGACGTAATCCTAACCGGAGAAATGAAGGAAATTATGAATCAGGTTTTGATTGCCGAGAAAAAAGCTCAAGCCAACAGCATCATGAGACGTGAAGAAACTGCTTCCACAAGAAGTTTACTGAATACAGCGAAATTAATGGAAGAAAACGAAACGCTTTGGAAGCTGAAAGAAATGGAATATATGGAGAAAATCGCCGACAAAATTGGAGATATCACCGTTTCTGGAAACAGTAATATTGTTTCTCAGCTAAAAGAAATTTTTGCGAAATAA
- a CDS encoding 3'-5' exonuclease, with protein MKTTDKILIIDLEATCWNDRPPRGQESEIIEIGVCIMDAKTGKISKNEGVLVKPQYSKVSPFCTELTSITQQMLDDEGILLEDALDILRAEYNPEDLTWASYGNYDLSMLQNQARKFRVDYPLSDDHINVKTLFAQLHPIRKSVGMDRALKELKFPLEGTHHRGVDDVKNIAKILHWCLK; from the coding sequence ATGAAAACAACAGATAAAATATTAATTATAGACCTCGAAGCTACGTGTTGGAATGACCGACCGCCAAGAGGACAGGAAAGTGAAATTATAGAAATCGGAGTTTGTATTATGGATGCAAAAACCGGTAAGATTTCCAAAAATGAGGGGGTTTTAGTGAAACCTCAATATTCAAAAGTGAGTCCGTTTTGTACGGAACTTACTTCCATTACTCAACAAATGCTTGATGATGAAGGCATTTTGCTGGAAGATGCATTAGATATTCTGAGAGCAGAATATAATCCTGAAGACCTGACTTGGGCAAGTTATGGAAACTACGATTTGAGTATGCTTCAAAATCAGGCAAGAAAATTCAGGGTCGATTATCCTTTGAGTGATGACCATATTAATGTGAAAACTTTATTCGCTCAATTGCACCCAATCAGGAAGAGCGTAGGAATGGACAGAGCTTTGAAAGAACTGAAATTTCCTTTGGAAGGTACACATCACCGAGGAGTTGACGACGTGAAGAACATTGCGAAAATTTTGCATTGGTGCTTGAAATAA
- a CDS encoding 3'-5' exonuclease has product MKTTNEILIIDLEATCWENDRIPAGQKVDIIEIGICELNRTTKAISKKQSIYVIPERSKINKFCTELTGITPQLIEEKGIYFEEACEKIKREYQSNPLTWAGFGNFDKEQIMEQCDYLGIENPFSENYINVMYQFKNHIGLHKMMGLKRALKYMNMDFEGNHHSGADDAYNAAKILREILR; this is encoded by the coding sequence ATGAAAACAACCAATGAAATATTGATTATCGATTTGGAAGCCACATGTTGGGAAAATGACAGAATTCCCGCCGGACAAAAAGTCGATATCATAGAAATCGGAATTTGCGAATTAAACAGAACAACAAAAGCAATTTCCAAGAAACAAAGCATCTATGTAATTCCTGAGAGGTCTAAAATCAATAAATTTTGTACAGAACTCACCGGAATTACGCCACAATTGATTGAAGAAAAAGGAATCTATTTCGAAGAAGCCTGTGAAAAGATTAAAAGAGAATATCAGTCAAATCCGCTTACTTGGGCCGGTTTTGGGAATTTTGATAAAGAACAGATTATGGAACAGTGCGATTACCTCGGAATCGAAAATCCTTTCTCAGAAAATTATATTAATGTGATGTATCAATTTAAAAATCATATCGGACTTCATAAAATGATGGGTCTAAAAAGAGCCCTGAAATATATGAACATGGATTTTGAAGGAAATCATCACAGCGGAGCAGACGATGCTTACAACGCTGCCAAAATTTTAAGAGAGATTTTGCGGTGA